In Citrobacter sp. RHB25-C09, the following proteins share a genomic window:
- the lon gene encoding endopeptidase La codes for MNPERSERIEIPVLPLRDVVVYPHMVIPLFVGREKSIRCLEAAMDHDKKIMLVAQKEASTDEPGVNDLFTVGTVASILQMLKLPDGTVKVLVEGLQRARISALSDNGEHFSAKAEYLDSPAIDEREQEVLVRTAISQFEGYIKLNKKIPPEVLTSLNSIDDPARLADTIAAHMPLKLADKQSVLEMSDVNERLEYLMAMMESEIDLLQVEKRIRNRVKKQMEKSQREYYLNEQMKAIQKELGEMDDAPDENEALKRKIDAAKMPKEAKEKAEAELQKLKMMSPMSAEATVVRGYIDWMVQVPWNARSKVKKDLRQAQEILDTDHYGLERVKDRILEYLAVQSRVNKIKGPILCLVGPPGVGKTSLGQSIAKATGRKYIRMALGGVRDEAEIRGHRRTYIGSMPGKLIQKMAKVGVKNPLFLLDEIDKMSSDMRGDPASALLEVLDPEQNVAFSDHYLEVDYDLSDVMFVATSNSMNIPAPLLDRMEVIRLSGYTEDEKLNIAKRHLLPKQIERNALKKGELTVDDSAIIGIIRYYTREAGVRSLEREISKLCRKAVKQLLLDKSLKHIVINGENLHDYLGVQRFDYGRADNENRVGQVTGLAWTEVGGDLLTIETACVPGKGKLTYTGSLGEVMQESIQAALTVVRARAEKLGINPDFYEKRDIHVHVPEGATPKDGPSAGIAMCTALVSCLTGNPVRADVAMTGEITLRGQVLPIGGLKEKLLAAHRGGIKTVLIPDENKRDLEEIPDNVIADLDIHPVKRIEEVLTLALQNEPSGMQVVTAK; via the coding sequence ATGAATCCTGAGCGTTCTGAACGCATTGAAATCCCCGTATTGCCGTTGCGCGATGTGGTGGTTTATCCGCACATGGTCATACCCTTATTCGTAGGGCGGGAAAAATCTATCCGTTGTCTGGAAGCGGCTATGGACCATGATAAAAAAATCATGCTGGTCGCCCAGAAAGAAGCATCAACGGATGAGCCGGGTGTAAACGATCTTTTCACCGTCGGGACCGTGGCCTCTATTCTACAAATGCTGAAGCTGCCTGATGGCACCGTTAAGGTGCTGGTTGAGGGGTTACAGCGTGCGCGCATTTCAGCGCTGTCTGATAACGGCGAACATTTTTCTGCTAAAGCGGAATACCTTGATTCGCCAGCGATTGACGAACGCGAGCAGGAAGTGCTCGTGCGTACCGCGATCAGCCAGTTTGAAGGCTATATCAAGCTGAACAAAAAAATCCCACCGGAAGTGCTGACGTCGCTCAATAGCATCGACGACCCTGCACGTCTGGCGGACACCATCGCCGCGCACATGCCGCTGAAGCTGGCGGACAAACAGTCCGTGCTTGAGATGTCAGACGTGAATGAGCGTCTGGAATATCTGATGGCGATGATGGAATCAGAAATCGATCTGCTGCAGGTTGAGAAACGCATTCGCAACCGCGTGAAAAAGCAGATGGAGAAATCCCAGCGTGAGTACTATCTGAATGAGCAAATGAAAGCGATTCAGAAAGAACTCGGGGAGATGGACGACGCACCGGACGAAAACGAAGCGCTGAAGCGTAAGATCGACGCGGCGAAAATGCCGAAAGAGGCAAAAGAGAAAGCGGAAGCAGAATTGCAGAAGCTGAAAATGATGTCTCCAATGTCGGCGGAAGCGACGGTGGTGCGCGGCTACATCGACTGGATGGTGCAGGTACCGTGGAATGCGCGGAGCAAGGTCAAAAAAGATCTGCGTCAGGCGCAGGAAATCCTCGACACCGACCACTATGGTCTGGAGCGCGTGAAAGACCGTATCCTTGAGTATCTCGCGGTACAAAGCCGTGTTAACAAAATCAAGGGACCGATCCTGTGTCTGGTAGGGCCGCCGGGGGTGGGTAAAACATCTCTGGGTCAGTCCATCGCCAAAGCGACCGGGCGTAAGTACATCCGTATGGCGCTTGGCGGCGTACGTGATGAAGCGGAAATTCGCGGTCACCGCCGGACGTACATCGGCTCTATGCCGGGTAAACTGATTCAAAAAATGGCGAAAGTGGGCGTAAAAAACCCACTGTTCCTGCTCGATGAGATCGACAAAATGTCTTCTGACATGCGTGGCGATCCGGCGTCAGCCCTGCTTGAAGTGCTGGATCCTGAGCAGAACGTGGCCTTCAGCGATCACTATCTGGAAGTGGACTACGATCTCAGCGACGTGATGTTTGTTGCGACGTCCAACTCCATGAACATTCCGGCACCGCTGCTGGATCGTATGGAAGTGATTCGCCTGTCTGGCTATACCGAAGATGAGAAACTGAACATCGCGAAACGCCATCTGCTGCCGAAGCAGATCGAACGTAACGCGCTGAAAAAAGGCGAGTTAACGGTCGACGATAGCGCCATTATCGGGATTATCCGTTATTACACCCGTGAGGCGGGCGTGCGTAGTCTGGAGCGTGAAATCTCCAAACTTTGCCGTAAAGCGGTGAAGCAGTTGCTGCTGGATAAATCGCTGAAACACATTGTCATTAATGGTGAAAACCTGCATGACTACCTCGGCGTACAGCGCTTTGACTATGGTCGCGCGGATAACGAGAATCGCGTAGGTCAGGTTACCGGTCTGGCGTGGACAGAAGTGGGCGGCGACCTGCTGACCATCGAAACCGCCTGTGTACCGGGTAAAGGCAAGTTGACCTATACCGGGTCTCTCGGTGAAGTGATGCAGGAGTCTATTCAGGCTGCGCTGACCGTGGTGCGCGCGCGCGCGGAAAAACTGGGTATTAATCCCGATTTTTACGAGAAACGCGACATTCACGTTCACGTACCGGAAGGGGCGACGCCAAAAGACGGTCCGAGCGCCGGTATAGCCATGTGTACTGCGCTGGTTTCTTGCCTGACCGGTAACCCGGTTCGCGCCGATGTGGCGATGACGGGTGAAATTACCCTGCGTGGTCAGGTGCTGCCGATCGGTGGTTTGAAAGAAAAACTGCTGGCCGCACACCGTGGCGGTATCAAAACGGTCTTAATTCCTGATGAAAATAAACGTGACCTGGAAGAGATTCCGGATAACGTGATTGCCGATCTGGACATTCATCCGGTGAAACGTATTGAAGAGGTTTTGACCCTCGCTTTGCAAAATGAGCCGTCAGGAATGCAGGTTGTGACCGCAAAATAG
- the hupB gene encoding nucleoid-associated protein HU-beta, giving the protein MNKSQLIDKIAAGADISKAAAGRALDAIIASVTESLKEGDDVALVGFGTFAVKERAARTGRNPQTGKEITIAAAKVPSFRAGKALKDAVN; this is encoded by the coding sequence GTGAATAAATCTCAACTGATTGACAAAATTGCTGCAGGGGCTGATATCTCTAAGGCTGCGGCTGGCCGTGCGTTAGATGCTATTATTGCTTCTGTTACTGAATCTCTGAAAGAAGGGGATGACGTTGCGCTGGTAGGTTTTGGTACTTTTGCTGTTAAAGAGCGTGCTGCCCGTACTGGTCGCAACCCGCAGACAGGCAAAGAGATCACCATCGCCGCTGCAAAAGTACCGAGCTTCCGTGCAGGTAAAGCACTGAAAGACGCGGTAAACTAA
- the ppiD gene encoding peptidylprolyl isomerase encodes MMDSLRTAANSLVLKIIFGIIIVSFILTGVSGYLIGGGKNYAAKINGQEISRGQFENAFNSERNRMQQQLGEQFSELAANEGYMKTLRQQTLNRLIDEALLDQYAHELKLGISDEQVKQAIFSTPAFQVDGKFDNSRYNAIIGQMRMTPDQYAQALRNQLTTQQLISAVAGTEFMLKGETDELAALVSQQRVVREATIDVNALAAKQQVTDQDITAYYDQHKNSFMTPEQFRVSYIALDAAAMQKPVSDADIQSYYDQHQDQFTQPQRNRYSIIQTKTEDEAEAVLEALNKGGDFATLAKEKSADIISARNGGDMGWLEEATTPDELKNAGLKEKGQLSGVIKSSVGFLIARLDDVQPAKVKPLSEARDDIAAKVKQEKALDAYFALQQKVSDAANNDTESLAGVEQVAGMKAVETDWFSRDSLPKELDFKPISDAIFEGALLGENGTPGRNSDIITVDGDRAFVLRISEHKAEAVKPLAEVKDQVAAQVKHNKAEQQAKLDAEKLLVELKAGKGQEAMKALGLSFGESKTLSRSGQDPVSQAAFGLSLPAKDKPSYGIASDMQGNVVVLALDDVKAGSMPEDQKKAMVQGITQNNAQIVFEALMSNLRKAAKIEMGDALEQ; translated from the coding sequence ATGATGGACAGCTTACGCACGGCTGCTAACAGTCTCGTGCTCAAGATTATCTTCGGGATCATTATCGTGTCGTTCATTTTGACCGGCGTGAGTGGTTACCTGATTGGCGGAGGCAAGAACTACGCCGCAAAAATCAATGGCCAGGAAATCAGCCGTGGGCAGTTTGAGAATGCGTTCAACAGCGAACGTAACCGCATGCAGCAACAGCTGGGCGAACAATTCTCTGAACTCGCTGCAAATGAAGGCTATATGAAAACCCTGCGCCAGCAGACGCTGAATCGTTTGATTGACGAAGCGCTGCTCGATCAATACGCGCATGAGCTCAAGCTGGGCATTAGCGACGAGCAGGTTAAACAGGCCATCTTCTCGACTCCTGCTTTCCAGGTTGACGGTAAGTTCGATAACAGCCGTTATAACGCGATTATCGGCCAGATGCGAATGACGCCTGACCAGTATGCTCAGGCGCTGCGTAATCAGCTGACCACGCAGCAATTGATCAGCGCCGTTGCTGGTACTGAATTCATGCTCAAAGGCGAGACGGATGAACTGGCGGCGCTGGTGTCACAACAGCGCGTTGTGCGTGAAGCCACTATTGATGTCAATGCGCTGGCGGCAAAGCAGCAGGTGACCGACCAGGACATTACCGCGTACTACGACCAGCATAAAAATAGCTTTATGACGCCAGAGCAGTTCCGCGTCAGCTATATCGCGCTGGACGCGGCGGCAATGCAAAAACCAGTCAGTGATGCAGACATCCAGTCTTATTATGACCAGCATCAGGATCAGTTCACTCAACCGCAGCGTAACCGTTACAGCATCATCCAGACTAAAACGGAAGATGAAGCTGAAGCGGTGTTAGAGGCGCTGAACAAAGGCGGCGATTTTGCCACTCTGGCAAAAGAGAAATCTGCTGACATTATCTCTGCGCGTAACGGCGGTGATATGGGCTGGCTGGAAGAGGCTACCACGCCGGATGAACTGAAAAACGCCGGTTTGAAAGAGAAAGGTCAACTTTCTGGTGTGATTAAATCATCCGTGGGTTTCCTCATTGCTCGCCTGGACGACGTTCAGCCTGCGAAGGTGAAGCCGCTGAGCGAAGCTCGTGATGACATCGCCGCAAAAGTAAAACAGGAAAAAGCGCTGGATGCCTACTTTGCGTTGCAGCAGAAGGTCAGTGACGCCGCGAATAACGATACGGAATCTCTGGCGGGTGTAGAACAGGTAGCCGGAATGAAGGCAGTAGAAACCGACTGGTTTAGCCGTGACAGCCTGCCGAAGGAACTGGATTTCAAACCGATATCTGACGCCATTTTTGAGGGCGCGCTGCTAGGTGAAAACGGTACACCGGGTAGAAACTCCGATATCATCACTGTTGATGGCGACCGTGCGTTTGTGCTGCGTATCAGCGAGCATAAAGCCGAAGCGGTTAAGCCCCTGGCTGAAGTGAAAGATCAGGTTGCTGCACAGGTGAAACACAACAAAGCGGAGCAGCAGGCAAAACTGGATGCTGAAAAGCTGCTGGTTGAGTTGAAAGCCGGAAAAGGCCAGGAAGCGATGAAAGCGCTCGGTCTGAGTTTTGGCGAGTCCAAAACCCTGAGCCGTTCAGGTCAGGATCCTGTGAGCCAGGCAGCCTTCGGTCTGAGCCTGCCGGCAAAAGATAAGCCGAGCTACGGCATTGCCAGCGATATGCAGGGCAATGTGGTTGTGCTGGCGCTGGACGATGTGAAAGCGGGTTCCATGCCGGAAGATCAGAAAAAAGCGATGGTGCAGGGCATTACCCAGAACAATGCACAGATTGTCTTCGAAGCGCTGATGAGCAACCTGCGTAAAGCCGCGAAGATTGAAATGGGCGACGCACTGGAGCAGTAA
- a CDS encoding helix-hairpin-helix domain-containing protein, with the protein MKHGIKALMITLTLACAGMSQSALATAPAGKSAAVETKAEAPVAGQHKATAPAQAKEDDGTRVNINTASAEDLARVMNGVGLKKAQAIVSYREEYGPFKTVDDLKQVPGMGSSLVERNLSVLTI; encoded by the coding sequence ATGAAACATGGAATCAAAGCGCTGATGATCACCCTTACGTTAGCTTGTGCAGGGATGAGCCAAAGCGCGCTGGCGACGGCCCCTGCGGGAAAAAGTGCGGCTGTAGAGACGAAAGCAGAAGCGCCCGTCGCCGGGCAACATAAAGCGACTGCACCGGCGCAAGCGAAAGAGGATGATGGCACCAGAGTCAACATCAATACCGCTTCAGCAGAAGACCTCGCACGGGTAATGAACGGTGTCGGCCTGAAAAAAGCCCAGGCGATAGTCAGTTATCGCGAGGAGTATGGCCCGTTTAAAACGGTGGACGATCTTAAACAGGTGCCGGGAATGGGCAGTTCGCTGGTAGAGCGTAATCTTTCGGTTTTAACAATTTAA
- the fadM gene encoding long-chain acyl-CoA thioesterase FadM, with amino-acid sequence MQTQIKVRGYHLDVYQHVNNARYLEFLEEARWDGLESSDSFQWMVARNIAFVVVNININYRRPAVLSDVLTVTSQVQQLNGKSGILSQVITLEPEGQVVADALITFVCIDLKSQKALALEGELREKLEQMVK; translated from the coding sequence ATGCAAACACAAATCAAAGTTCGTGGTTATCATCTTGATGTCTACCAGCATGTGAATAACGCTCGTTATCTGGAGTTCCTGGAGGAGGCGCGTTGGGACGGGCTGGAAAGCAGTGACAGTTTTCAGTGGATGGTTGCCCGCAACATCGCCTTTGTGGTGGTGAACATCAATATTAACTATCGCCGCCCAGCCGTACTGAGCGACGTGTTGACCGTCACCAGTCAGGTTCAACAGCTAAACGGGAAAAGCGGTATTTTAAGCCAGGTTATCACCCTTGAACCGGAAGGGCAGGTGGTGGCTGATGCGCTGATCACGTTCGTCTGTATTGATTTAAAATCGCAGAAAGCGCTGGCGCTGGAAGGGGAATTACGCGAAAAGTTAGAACAAATGGTGAAGTAG
- the queC gene encoding 7-cyano-7-deazaguanine synthase QueC, producing the protein MKRAVVVFSGGQDSTTCLAQALHHYDEVHCVTFDYGQRHRAEIEVARDLALRLGARAHKVLDVTLLSELAVSSLTRDSIPVPDYEPDADGIPNTFVPGRNILFLTLAAIYAYQVKAEAVITGVCETDFSGYPDCRDEFVKALNHAVSLGMAKDIRFETPLMWLDKAETWALADYWGKLDLIREETLTCYNGIKGDGCGQCAACHLRANGLNHYLANKPAVMAAMKQKTGLM; encoded by the coding sequence ATGAAACGTGCCGTCGTAGTATTCAGTGGAGGCCAGGACTCCACCACCTGTCTGGCGCAGGCGCTGCATCATTATGATGAAGTGCATTGCGTGACCTTTGATTATGGTCAGCGTCATCGCGCTGAGATTGAGGTTGCACGGGATCTGGCCCTCAGACTGGGCGCACGTGCGCATAAAGTGTTGGACGTGACGCTACTGAGTGAACTGGCCGTCAGTAGCCTGACCCGTGACAGCATTCCGGTACCAGACTATGAACCCGATGCCGACGGCATTCCTAATACGTTTGTTCCCGGACGTAACATTCTGTTCCTGACGCTGGCGGCTATTTATGCTTACCAGGTCAAGGCGGAAGCGGTAATTACCGGCGTCTGCGAAACTGATTTTTCCGGTTACCCCGACTGTCGCGATGAGTTTGTAAAAGCGCTAAATCACGCCGTTAGTCTGGGTATGGCCAAAGATATCCGCTTTGAAACGCCGCTGATGTGGCTTGATAAAGCGGAAACCTGGGCGCTGGCCGACTACTGGGGCAAGCTGGATCTGATACGGGAAGAGACCCTGACCTGCTATAACGGCATTAAGGGCGATGGTTGTGGTCAATGTGCCGCCTGTCACCTGCGCGCTAACGGACTGAATCACTATCTGGCAAATAAACCGGCGGTGATGGCGGCAATGAAGCAAAAAACCGGATTGATGTAA
- a CDS encoding SgrR family transcriptional regulator, which produces MRLLNRLNQYQRLWQPSSGEPQSVTVGELAERCFCSERHIRTLLRQAQDAGWLIWEAQSGRGKRGRLRFLVTPESLRTTMMEQALQKGQQQSVLELAQLAPGELRAMLQPFMGGQWQNDTPTLRIPYYRPLDPLHPGFLPGRAEQHLAGQIFSGLTRFDSQTQRPCGDLAHHWSTSADGLRWDFYIRSTLFWHNGDRVETTQLHKRLMMLLELPALSRLFISVKEINVTHPQCLTFILHRPDSWLAHRLASYCSYLAHPEQPLIGTGPFRLTLFTPELVRLESHEHYHLSHPLLKAIEYWITPQLFAQDLGTSCRHPVQITIGKPEELATVTPVSSGISLGFCYLTLKKNAALSQQQARRLIDIIHRSSLLQTLDVGENLITPSNAMLPGWSIPAWENLEAVKLPTKLTLIYHLPIELHAMAERLRLALADQGCELTLIFHHAKNWDGCSRLSDADLMMGDRLIGEAPEYTLEQWLRYDLLWSHVMDAPAYAHLQATLDALQRHPQEAHRYAALQQVFTNLMNDATVTPLFNYHYRISAPPGVNGVRLNPLGWFEFTEAWLPPPSP; this is translated from the coding sequence ATGCGGCTTCTTAACAGGCTTAATCAGTATCAGCGACTCTGGCAACCTTCCAGCGGGGAGCCACAAAGCGTTACCGTCGGCGAGCTGGCTGAGCGCTGCTTTTGCAGTGAGCGCCATATTCGCACGCTGCTCCGTCAGGCCCAGGACGCGGGATGGTTAATCTGGGAGGCGCAGTCCGGGCGCGGCAAACGAGGACGGCTCCGTTTTCTGGTGACGCCGGAATCGCTGCGTACCACCATGATGGAACAGGCGCTGCAAAAAGGACAACAGCAGAGCGTTCTGGAGCTGGCGCAGCTGGCACCGGGTGAACTACGCGCGATGCTACAGCCTTTTATGGGCGGTCAGTGGCAAAACGATACCCCCACGCTGCGTATTCCTTATTATCGTCCGCTTGATCCGCTCCATCCGGGCTTTCTTCCCGGTCGCGCAGAGCAGCATTTGGCTGGCCAGATTTTTTCCGGCCTGACGCGCTTCGACAGTCAGACACAACGTCCCTGCGGCGATCTCGCCCATCACTGGAGCACTTCCGCCGACGGTCTGCGCTGGGATTTCTACATTCGCTCCACCTTGTTCTGGCATAACGGAGACAGGGTTGAAACCACGCAGTTGCATAAACGGCTAATGATGCTCCTTGAACTCCCCGCGCTGAGCCGACTGTTCATTAGCGTGAAGGAAATAAACGTCACCCATCCCCAGTGCCTGACGTTTATTTTGCATCGCCCGGATTCCTGGTTAGCGCACCGACTGGCAAGTTATTGCAGCTACCTGGCACACCCGGAGCAACCACTCATTGGTACCGGGCCTTTTCGCCTGACACTGTTTACACCGGAACTGGTACGGTTGGAAAGTCATGAGCATTACCATCTCAGCCATCCGTTATTGAAAGCCATTGAATACTGGATCACACCCCAGCTTTTTGCCCAGGATCTGGGAACCAGTTGTCGTCATCCGGTACAGATTACTATTGGGAAACCGGAAGAGCTGGCGACGGTAACGCCTGTCAGCAGCGGCATTAGCCTTGGCTTTTGCTATTTAACGCTGAAAAAAAATGCCGCGCTAAGCCAGCAGCAGGCGCGGCGGCTGATCGATATTATTCATCGCTCCTCTCTGCTACAAACGCTGGACGTTGGAGAAAATTTAATTACCCCGAGTAATGCGATGTTGCCAGGTTGGTCTATCCCGGCATGGGAAAATCTGGAGGCGGTTAAGCTGCCGACTAAACTGACGCTGATTTATCATTTGCCCATCGAACTGCACGCTATGGCAGAACGTTTGCGCCTTGCGCTTGCCGATCAGGGCTGCGAGCTGACGCTGATTTTTCATCATGCGAAAAACTGGGATGGCTGTAGCCGGCTTAGCGATGCGGATCTGATGATGGGAGACAGGCTGATTGGTGAAGCGCCGGAATATACCCTTGAGCAATGGCTGCGTTACGATCTGCTCTGGTCACATGTTATGGATGCACCGGCGTATGCGCATCTACAAGCCACGCTGGATGCATTGCAACGCCATCCACAAGAAGCGCATCGGTATGCGGCGCTACAGCAGGTTTTCACTAATCTGATGAATGATGCCACGGTCACCCCGCTGTTTAATTACCACTACCGAATCAGCGCACCTCCCGGCGTGAACGGCGTGCGGCTGAATCCACTCGGCTGGTTTGAGTTCACCGAAGCCTGGCTTCCGCCGCCGAGTCCGTGA
- the cof gene encoding HMP-PP phosphatase, giving the protein MARLAAFDMDGTLLMPNHLMGDETLSTLARLRERDITLTFATGRHVLEMRHILGTFSLDAFLITGNGTRIHSLEGEVLHRQDLDPAVAEIVLSRRWDTRASMHVFNDNGWFTGQEIPEMLHAHVYSGFRYQIVDITGIPADRVTKVCFCGDHDDLTRLKAELEDTLGSRAHLCFSAVDCLEILPVGCNKGSALAVLSQHLGLSMAECMAFGDAMNDREMLGSVGHGLIMGNAMPQLIAELPHLPVIGHCRNQAVSHFLTHWLDNPHLPYSPE; this is encoded by the coding sequence ATGGCTCGTCTTGCTGCATTCGATATGGATGGCACTCTGTTAATGCCAAATCACCTTATGGGTGATGAAACGCTCTCCACCCTTGCGCGACTGCGCGAGCGGGATATTACGCTGACGTTTGCCACCGGTCGCCATGTGCTGGAAATGCGTCATATTCTTGGCACCTTTTCCCTCGATGCATTTTTGATTACCGGCAATGGCACCCGCATCCATTCTCTGGAAGGCGAAGTATTACATCGTCAGGATCTCGACCCGGCTGTCGCCGAAATTGTGCTGAGCCGGCGTTGGGACACTCGTGCCAGTATGCATGTCTTCAATGACAACGGTTGGTTTACCGGGCAAGAGATCCCAGAGATGCTCCATGCCCACGTCTACAGCGGGTTTCGCTATCAAATCGTGGATATCACAGGTATTCCTGCCGATCGCGTCACCAAAGTCTGCTTCTGTGGCGATCATGACGATCTTACGCGCCTGAAAGCGGAGCTTGAAGACACATTAGGTAGCCGGGCGCATCTGTGTTTCTCGGCCGTTGATTGCCTTGAAATTCTGCCGGTGGGCTGTAACAAAGGTTCCGCGCTGGCAGTGTTGAGTCAGCATCTGGGACTTTCGATGGCTGAATGCATGGCGTTTGGCGACGCGATGAATGACCGCGAAATGCTCGGCAGCGTTGGACATGGCCTGATTATGGGGAACGCGATGCCGCAACTGATAGCCGAACTTCCACATCTCCCGGTGATTGGGCACTGCCGCAATCAGGCGGTTTCTCACTTTTTGACGCATTGGCTGGACAATCCACATCTACCTTATTCCCCCGAATAG
- a CDS encoding PLP-dependent cysteine synthase family protein — protein sequence MMNSTWVKNAINEINADYQRSADTHLIRLSLLAFPGIQLYLKDESTHPTGSLKHRLARSLFLYGLCNGWINEGTTIIESSSGSTAVSEAYFARLLGLPFIAVMPSCTAKRKIEQIEFYGGRCHFVESACEIYAASEQLARELNGHYMDQFTYAERATDWRGNNNIADSIFRQMQCEPNPVPKHIVMSAGTGGTSATIGRFIRCQGYDTRLMVVDPENSVFLPFWQNRDATLRSPVGSKIEGIGRPRVEPSFIPDVVDEMLCVPDAASVATAHWLEAQLGRKVGASTGTNMWGMLQLACRMRKAGETGSLVTLLCDSGERYLDTYYNPEWVSVHIGELAPWKEELMRMLNQS from the coding sequence ATGATGAATAGCACCTGGGTTAAAAACGCCATCAATGAAATCAATGCTGATTACCAGCGTTCCGCCGACACGCATCTGATCCGTTTGTCGTTACTTGCCTTTCCCGGCATCCAGCTCTATCTGAAAGATGAGAGCACGCATCCTACCGGCAGCCTGAAGCATCGACTGGCTCGCTCGCTGTTCCTGTACGGCTTATGCAATGGCTGGATTAATGAAGGCACCACTATTATAGAATCTTCGTCCGGTTCCACGGCCGTTTCCGAAGCCTATTTTGCCCGGCTGCTGGGGCTGCCCTTTATTGCCGTGATGCCGTCATGTACGGCAAAGCGCAAAATTGAGCAGATTGAATTTTACGGCGGCCGCTGCCATTTTGTGGAAAGCGCCTGTGAAATTTATGCGGCGTCTGAACAACTGGCGCGTGAGCTAAACGGCCATTACATGGATCAGTTTACCTATGCCGAACGCGCTACCGACTGGCGCGGTAATAACAATATCGCTGACAGCATTTTCCGCCAGATGCAGTGTGAGCCCAACCCGGTACCAAAGCATATTGTGATGAGCGCAGGCACTGGCGGTACCTCCGCAACGATTGGGCGTTTCATCCGCTGTCAGGGTTACGACACCCGCCTGATGGTCGTGGATCCAGAAAACTCCGTTTTTCTCCCCTTCTGGCAGAACCGCGATGCCACATTGCGCAGCCCGGTTGGAAGCAAAATTGAAGGGATTGGTCGCCCCCGCGTGGAGCCGTCTTTTATTCCCGACGTGGTTGATGAAATGCTCTGCGTCCCCGACGCGGCAAGCGTGGCGACGGCGCACTGGCTGGAAGCACAGTTAGGCCGCAAAGTCGGCGCTTCCACCGGCACGAATATGTGGGGAATGCTGCAACTTGCCTGCAGAATGCGTAAGGCCGGAGAAACCGGTTCGCTGGTCACGCTGCTGTGTGACAGCGGTGAGCGTTATCTGGATACCTATTACAACCCTGAATGGGTAAGCGTTCATATCGGCGAGTTAGCACCGTGGAAAGAAGAGCTGATGCGGATGCTGAATCAGAGCTAA
- a CDS encoding Lrp/AsnC family transcriptional regulator → MLDKIDRKLLALMQQDCTLSLQALADAVNLTTTPCWKRIKRLEDDGILLGRVALLDAEKLGLGLTAFVLIKTQHHSSEWYSRFVTEVSEMPEVLGFWRMAGEYDYLMRVQVADMKRYDDFYKRLVNSVPGLSDVTSSFAMEQIKYTTALPVE, encoded by the coding sequence ATGTTAGATAAAATTGACCGCAAGCTGCTCGCGCTGATGCAACAGGACTGCACCCTCTCTTTGCAGGCGCTGGCGGATGCCGTTAATCTGACCACCACACCCTGCTGGAAGCGCATTAAACGGCTCGAAGATGACGGCATCTTGCTCGGGAGAGTAGCGCTGCTGGATGCCGAAAAACTGGGGCTGGGGTTAACCGCCTTTGTGCTTATCAAAACGCAGCATCACAGTAGTGAATGGTACAGTCGCTTTGTCACCGAGGTCAGTGAAATGCCCGAAGTTCTGGGGTTCTGGCGCATGGCGGGGGAGTATGATTACCTGATGCGAGTTCAGGTGGCCGACATGAAACGCTATGACGACTTCTATAAACGTCTGGTGAACAGCGTTCCAGGACTGTCCGACGTCACGTCGAGCTTTGCGATGGAACAGATTAAGTACACCACTGCTTTACCCGTTGAATAA